From a single Lewinella sp. LCG006 genomic region:
- a CDS encoding T9SS type A sorting domain-containing protein: MKILKTFFTLFLLLSSLSAYSQVFSSCVQGTIRVDGNATLELCQGDGLDDTIRFRSSPQATPYAYIVVNEDDIIVYASTSSFINFEDLPDGNLRVFSVSYIGQFLGQVGDNYLEATLGSFCYRLSGNFISISNLTPMGGNVMTAAGETAITLCINDGVTNVVDFTSTSEFTPYVYVITDDNNNILGTSPDGTVDFSDAGIGVCRVWGLAYVGDYLGQVGDDLLTTNLASACYELSMNYVEVTRLFPDAGTLTYADGSETFVSCSVLEPTGTVSLVSTHDPATDFAFVIVNSTTGLVQSVTTATEIDLALIPVGAYRIFGVAYTGTLTPAPGAAFNPDQLSSECADLSDNNLSFIKRVQNADDVLLEDGSSEVTICVGDGIDDFLTFTSTYTGADNFTYIITNEGNFVLGVSADPTINFEGAGAGICRVWGLAYSGNLLVEEGINIGAPTLLSDECFDLSDGFVLVNRNGPIGGDIAYADGTDSFLSCSTLEPTGTVEFVVDGNDPNASYAFLLVNNSDNTVAAIVTSGSIDLTAFAAGAYTVYGVSYIDGIALTVGDVFDPAAVGASCFDLSENTLSLTKRVLNADDVILADGSTETTICVGDGNPDVLTFASTYAGDDNFVYVITNEGNFVLGTSADGIVDFDTAEPGICRVWGVAYSGNLTINVGDNLGGGQALSDECFDLSDGFVVINRNGPDGGIVSLEDGSTSYVECMAGSGNTLTFVATDADPNLAYVYIVVDVETDLIAAIVEGNDLDLNQLPLGTYEVYGLSYLDNLSVAVGDTFTGATLADVCFDLSDNSVSVINRSVSVSEITFEDGSTVAAICPNDGVVDILNFVTDYSGDDNLAFLVTDTDNTVLEILAGPSTNFEDYTGDFVRVWAVAFSGNFLLQSGVTIEAGTQISDDCFDLSDNFLLVDLRGPDGGELRLADGETTAFVCVSDGIADVLDVQTTAPEGTNYVYVITDENNIILNTSTSPQIDFENAPAGICRIWGLAYLGNLTAAIGDNAATTDLASDCFDLSDNFITVIRTFVDGGTVSLEDGTTNTFACGNDGEADFFIFQNTSTATDESYAYIVTDNQNNILAVLAGNSVDLDQAAPGECRVWGLSYSGEIIAEVGQNAAEVALTDACFELSSNFVTVIRDQVDGGMVSLADGNTTINICPNDDVADILSFVNTGISTANYTYVITDVNNNILNNIGSAPFDFNEISVPAEIRVWGVAFSGQLMLTGGNIETTELSNRCYDASDNYVTIIRETPQGGTISTTEGATSLYLCTDDGISDLYAFAASGASNTDYAFLITDENNNILDILTNTNEADFEGAPNGTCRVWGVAYTGTLLAEVGDNAATIALSNDCYDLTDNFVTVVRGELNAGTISTTIGTGDRYTCPGDGVADVLTFSNQGTGSGNFTYVLTNADNIIIDIIIGGNTYDFEFLPEGEYRMWGFVFTGDLLAEIGLDAGNADLSTACFDLSDNYITIYNITPAAGLIFVEGGAEEVTLCIGDGIPDPFTVSVFGASAAAYTYLVVDEDSILVGNLNDPTFNFENAAPGDWRIYGLSYTGSLSVLPGANIFEDQLASGCYDLTNNFVFVDKTYVDGGEIYTDLGASVVYVCPDGVADFTNFVNSGSSTEATYSYVLTTQGNIVLQVLSGNTIDFEQAAGLDALRMWGISYTGDLNLSIGNVITAVEISNGCYDLSNNFVDIFIDTPDGGIISFEGGADSLRLCHSNFMPGPLVLTTSTANVGYAYLVTDDQNIVLQVSEPTDGIVNLDNFEPGFYRIWAVSYTGTLLVEPGDDAAAVQLASSCFELSENFLTVERTESLDAGNVSTMSGEEIIYICPQDGMADIVILDNDTDDPNYRYIITDDENNILFGDIESNIIDFDPSAPGICRVYGVVYTGEFDPTFMADITTSALSSDCWAISNNYITLVRQTPDGGTVSTDEGSIDVELIVNDGQADVVTFINTGIELTTYAYVITDENNDILGLSTTGVIDFEGVPAGICRVWGLSYTGNITVGVGDSAEGILTDDCYDLSDNFVTVTRIELENLVPGGNTNASLPNTDRVVINLYPNPASDQINVQVTVPSSLLTEQQVVSCFDINGMLLFQQALSPVAGTNQSSLNISQLQAGMYLLRWYDGEQVIVTRFIKE, translated from the coding sequence ATGAAGATCCTGAAAACATTTTTTACACTCTTTTTACTACTGTCAAGCCTGAGCGCTTACAGTCAGGTGTTTTCCAGCTGTGTGCAAGGCACTATCCGAGTGGATGGTAACGCAACGCTGGAGCTTTGCCAAGGTGATGGCCTAGACGACACAATCCGTTTTAGGTCGAGTCCGCAGGCTACTCCTTATGCTTATATTGTCGTGAATGAAGACGATATTATCGTCTACGCCAGTACGAGCAGTTTTATCAATTTTGAAGATTTACCCGATGGTAACCTACGGGTCTTTTCTGTATCCTATATCGGCCAGTTTCTTGGTCAAGTAGGTGACAACTACCTGGAAGCAACACTGGGGAGTTTTTGTTACCGCCTGAGTGGCAACTTCATCAGCATTTCCAATCTTACACCTATGGGGGGTAACGTAATGACTGCTGCTGGAGAAACGGCTATCACGCTCTGTATCAATGATGGCGTGACCAATGTGGTCGATTTCACTTCTACCAGTGAATTTACGCCTTATGTTTACGTTATCACTGATGACAACAACAACATCCTGGGCACATCTCCTGATGGTACCGTCGACTTTTCCGATGCGGGTATTGGCGTGTGCCGTGTTTGGGGATTAGCTTACGTAGGCGACTATCTCGGGCAGGTAGGTGACGACTTGCTTACGACCAACCTCGCTAGTGCCTGTTATGAACTCTCGATGAACTATGTAGAGGTAACTCGCCTCTTTCCCGATGCCGGGACTTTAACTTACGCTGATGGCTCGGAAACCTTTGTTTCTTGTAGTGTGCTCGAACCTACAGGCACCGTTAGTTTAGTGAGCACCCACGATCCGGCTACTGATTTTGCCTTTGTGATCGTCAACAGCACTACCGGTTTGGTACAAAGTGTAACCACAGCTACCGAGATTGACCTGGCCCTGATTCCAGTTGGTGCCTACCGCATTTTTGGTGTTGCCTACACAGGCACCCTTACTCCTGCTCCCGGTGCTGCATTCAACCCCGACCAACTCAGCAGCGAATGTGCTGACCTTTCTGATAACAACCTCAGCTTTATCAAGCGCGTCCAGAACGCTGATGATGTTTTACTGGAAGATGGCTCTAGCGAAGTGACCATCTGTGTAGGTGACGGTATTGATGACTTCCTTACTTTCACCTCTACTTATACCGGTGCCGACAACTTCACGTATATTATCACCAACGAGGGCAACTTCGTATTGGGTGTTTCCGCTGATCCAACGATTAATTTCGAAGGTGCTGGTGCTGGAATTTGCCGCGTTTGGGGCTTAGCTTATAGTGGCAACTTACTGGTAGAAGAAGGTATTAACATTGGCGCCCCTACCCTGCTGTCCGATGAATGCTTTGACCTTTCCGATGGTTTCGTACTGGTAAATCGCAATGGACCAATCGGCGGAGATATCGCTTATGCCGATGGTACCGACAGCTTCCTTAGCTGTTCTACCCTCGAACCTACTGGAACGGTGGAGTTTGTTGTAGACGGTAATGACCCCAATGCTTCCTATGCTTTCCTTTTGGTGAACAATAGTGACAATACTGTTGCCGCTATCGTAACTTCTGGCAGCATTGATCTCACAGCTTTTGCTGCCGGGGCATATACGGTTTATGGTGTTTCTTATATTGACGGTATTGCGCTAACGGTAGGTGATGTTTTTGATCCAGCTGCCGTCGGTGCAAGTTGTTTCGATTTGTCGGAGAACACCCTTAGCCTTACCAAGCGGGTACTTAACGCTGATGATGTTATTCTGGCAGATGGTAGCACAGAAACCACCATTTGTGTAGGCGACGGTAACCCCGACGTCTTGACTTTTGCAAGCACCTATGCTGGTGATGACAATTTCGTCTATGTGATTACGAACGAAGGCAACTTTGTTCTGGGTACCTCCGCTGACGGCATTGTAGATTTTGACACGGCAGAGCCCGGCATTTGCCGCGTTTGGGGCGTTGCGTACAGTGGCAACCTTACCATCAATGTAGGCGATAACCTGGGTGGTGGACAAGCACTCTCCGACGAATGTTTCGACCTATCTGATGGGTTTGTGGTTATCAACCGCAATGGCCCTGATGGTGGTATCGTAAGCCTGGAAGATGGTTCTACCTCTTATGTAGAATGTATGGCAGGTAGTGGCAATACCCTTACCTTCGTTGCTACGGATGCCGATCCAAACCTGGCTTATGTTTATATAGTTGTAGATGTTGAAACAGATTTGATTGCCGCCATTGTTGAAGGCAACGATCTTGACTTAAATCAACTGCCACTTGGCACCTACGAAGTTTACGGGCTTTCATATCTGGACAACCTCAGTGTTGCAGTAGGCGATACTTTCACTGGCGCAACGCTGGCGGATGTGTGTTTTGATCTAAGTGACAACAGTGTCTCCGTTATCAATCGCTCGGTGAGTGTTAGTGAGATCACTTTCGAAGATGGCAGTACGGTCGCAGCTATCTGTCCAAACGATGGCGTTGTTGATATTTTGAACTTTGTTACTGATTACAGTGGTGACGACAACCTTGCCTTCCTGGTAACTGACACAGACAATACGGTGTTGGAAATCCTGGCAGGGCCCAGCACTAATTTTGAGGATTACACTGGTGATTTTGTCCGTGTTTGGGCGGTGGCCTTCAGTGGCAACTTCTTGCTGCAAAGCGGAGTAACCATCGAAGCCGGCACGCAAATTTCTGACGATTGCTTTGATCTAAGTGACAACTTCCTTCTGGTTGACCTTCGCGGTCCTGATGGCGGAGAATTGCGCCTTGCGGATGGTGAAACAACCGCCTTCGTGTGTGTTTCTGATGGCATCGCCGATGTGCTGGATGTACAGACCACCGCACCTGAAGGCACCAACTATGTTTACGTCATCACGGATGAAAATAACATCATCCTGAATACCAGTACCAGTCCACAGATCGACTTTGAAAATGCGCCTGCAGGAATCTGTCGCATTTGGGGCTTGGCTTACCTTGGCAACCTTACTGCCGCTATTGGTGACAACGCTGCTACGACGGATCTAGCTAGTGATTGCTTTGATCTATCCGACAACTTCATTACCGTCATCCGCACTTTTGTCGATGGAGGTACGGTAAGCCTGGAAGATGGAACAACCAACACTTTTGCCTGTGGCAACGATGGTGAAGCGGACTTCTTCATCTTCCAAAATACCTCTACAGCTACAGACGAGTCTTACGCTTACATCGTAACCGACAACCAAAACAACATCCTGGCAGTACTTGCTGGCAATAGTGTTGACCTCGACCAGGCAGCACCTGGCGAATGTCGCGTCTGGGGCCTTTCCTACTCTGGTGAAATTATTGCTGAAGTGGGTCAAAATGCCGCAGAAGTAGCGTTGACAGACGCTTGTTTTGAACTTTCCAGCAACTTTGTTACAGTTATCCGTGATCAAGTTGACGGAGGAATGGTCAGCCTGGCTGATGGTAATACCACCATCAACATTTGTCCTAATGACGATGTAGCAGATATTCTGTCTTTCGTAAACACGGGCATCTCTACCGCCAATTACACCTATGTCATCACGGATGTCAACAACAACATCCTGAACAACATTGGTAGTGCACCATTTGACTTCAATGAAATCAGTGTTCCTGCGGAAATTCGCGTATGGGGTGTTGCCTTCAGTGGTCAGTTGATGTTGACGGGAGGTAACATTGAGACGACCGAATTAAGTAACCGCTGCTACGATGCTTCTGACAACTACGTCACGATCATCCGCGAAACACCTCAAGGAGGTACCATCAGCACTACGGAAGGAGCGACCAGCCTCTACCTTTGTACCGATGATGGCATCAGTGATTTGTATGCTTTTGCGGCAAGCGGCGCTAGCAATACCGACTACGCATTCCTGATTACTGATGAAAACAATAATATTCTCGATATTCTGACGAACACCAACGAAGCCGACTTCGAAGGTGCTCCCAATGGTACATGTCGGGTGTGGGGAGTTGCTTACACGGGTACCTTACTTGCTGAAGTAGGTGACAATGCTGCTACGATAGCGCTTTCTAATGACTGCTATGATCTTACCGACAACTTCGTAACGGTCGTTCGAGGAGAGCTTAATGCCGGCACCATTTCTACCACCATTGGTACAGGCGATCGCTACACCTGTCCAGGAGATGGTGTAGCTGACGTTCTTACCTTTAGCAACCAGGGTACGGGTTCAGGAAACTTCACCTATGTACTCACCAATGCTGACAATATCATTATTGATATCATCATAGGAGGTAATACTTACGATTTCGAATTCCTTCCTGAAGGAGAATACCGCATGTGGGGCTTTGTTTTCACGGGAGATCTATTGGCTGAAATTGGTTTAGATGCAGGCAACGCGGATTTGTCGACTGCTTGTTTCGATCTTTCGGACAACTATATCACTATCTACAATATCACTCCAGCTGCTGGCCTGATTTTCGTTGAAGGTGGCGCGGAAGAAGTGACCTTGTGTATCGGTGATGGTATTCCAGATCCTTTCACCGTAAGTGTTTTTGGTGCCAGTGCGGCAGCTTACACTTACTTGGTGGTAGACGAAGACAGCATCCTGGTTGGTAACCTCAATGATCCAACCTTTAACTTCGAGAATGCTGCTCCTGGTGACTGGCGTATCTACGGACTTTCGTACACGGGGTCATTAAGCGTTTTACCAGGTGCCAATATTTTTGAAGACCAATTGGCAAGCGGTTGTTACGACCTAACCAACAACTTTGTTTTCGTAGACAAAACCTACGTCGATGGCGGAGAGATTTATACAGACCTTGGTGCCAGCGTAGTTTACGTTTGCCCTGATGGGGTGGCAGATTTCACCAACTTTGTCAATAGTGGAAGCTCTACAGAAGCGACCTACTCCTACGTACTGACGACCCAAGGCAATATTGTACTTCAGGTACTCAGTGGAAACACCATTGACTTTGAGCAAGCTGCTGGCCTTGATGCCCTACGGATGTGGGGAATTTCTTACACCGGCGACCTCAACCTGAGCATTGGTAATGTCATTACCGCAGTAGAAATCAGCAATGGTTGCTACGATCTTTCTAATAACTTCGTAGACATCTTTATCGACACCCCTGATGGCGGAATCATCAGCTTTGAGGGAGGTGCCGACAGTCTTCGTCTTTGCCACAGTAACTTCATGCCAGGACCACTGGTATTGACTACCAGCACCGCTAACGTAGGCTATGCTTACCTGGTGACGGATGATCAGAACATCGTACTTCAAGTAAGTGAACCTACAGACGGTATTGTTAACCTCGACAACTTCGAGCCTGGTTTCTACCGTATTTGGGCCGTTTCTTATACTGGCACCCTCTTGGTAGAGCCCGGAGATGATGCAGCAGCAGTGCAGCTGGCAAGTAGCTGTTTCGAGCTTTCTGAGAACTTCCTTACCGTGGAACGTACTGAAAGCCTGGATGCAGGCAATGTGAGTACCATGAGTGGAGAAGAGATCATCTACATTTGTCCTCAAGACGGGATGGCTGATATTGTGATCCTCGACAACGACACTGATGATCCCAACTACCGTTACATCATTACGGACGATGAAAACAACATCCTATTTGGAGATATCGAAAGCAACATCATTGATTTTGATCCTTCAGCACCAGGTATCTGCCGGGTTTACGGTGTTGTTTATACCGGTGAATTTGATCCTACTTTCATGGCGGATATCACCACTTCGGCACTGTCCAGTGACTGTTGGGCGATTTCCAACAACTACATTACCCTGGTCCGCCAGACGCCTGATGGTGGAACCGTTAGCACTGACGAAGGAAGTATAGATGTAGAATTGATCGTAAATGATGGACAAGCTGATGTCGTCACATTTATCAATACCGGCATCGAACTTACGACTTATGCTTATGTAATCACCGATGAGAACAACGACATCCTTGGCTTGTCAACAACTGGCGTAATTGATTTTGAAGGTGTTCCTGCGGGCATTTGCCGAGTATGGGGACTTTCTTACACTGGAAACATTACCGTAGGTGTAGGCGATAGCGCAGAAGGAATCCTGACGGATGATTGTTACGATTTATCGGACAATTTCGTTACCGTTACCCGGATTGAATTGGAGAACCTGGTTCCTGGTGGCAACACCAATGCTAGCCTTCCTAATACCGACCGGGTAGTGATCAACCTCTATCCTAACCCTGCCAGCGATCAGATCAACGTACAGGTCACTGTACCTTCTTCGTTGCTGACCGAGCAGCAGGTAGTAAGCTGTTTCGACATCAATGGAATGTTGCTCTTCCAACAAGCACTTAGCCCTGTTGCTGGCACCAACCAGAGTAGTCTCAATATCAGCCAATTACAGGCAGGCATGTACCTCTTGCGTTGGTATGATGGTGAACAAGTAATTGTAACTCGTTTTATTAAAGAATAA
- the ilvC gene encoding ketol-acid reductoisomerase has protein sequence MAKLNFGGTEENVATREEFSLEKAQTVLKEETIAIIGYGVQGPGQALNLRDNGFHVIVGQRQPSKSWDKAIADGFVPGETLFSIEEAAEKGTVIQYLLSDAAQIAMWPTIKKHLTPGKALYFSHGFGITYLDRTGIVPPADVDVILVAPKGSGTSLRRMFVEGRGLNSSYAIHQDATGRAKERVIALGIGIGSGYLFETTFKKEVYSDLTGERGTLMGAIQGIFEAQYSVLRERGHSPSEAFNETVEELTQSLMPLVAENGMDWMYANCSTTAQRGALDWKNKFRDAVLPVFNDLYDSVASGKEAQRSIDSNSQPDYRVKLEAELSELHNSEMWQAGRTVRSLRPENQPAAKEQEVG, from the coding sequence ATGGCAAAATTGAATTTTGGTGGCACCGAAGAGAATGTAGCTACCCGGGAAGAATTCTCATTAGAAAAAGCGCAAACCGTTTTAAAGGAAGAGACCATCGCGATTATTGGCTATGGTGTACAAGGCCCTGGCCAAGCACTCAACCTGAGAGACAATGGTTTCCATGTCATTGTAGGACAACGCCAGCCTTCAAAATCGTGGGATAAAGCCATCGCTGACGGCTTTGTACCCGGAGAAACCCTGTTTTCTATTGAAGAAGCTGCCGAAAAAGGAACAGTGATCCAGTATCTACTCTCTGATGCTGCTCAGATTGCGATGTGGCCAACCATCAAGAAGCACCTTACCCCTGGTAAAGCTTTGTATTTTTCTCACGGTTTTGGTATTACTTACCTCGACCGTACGGGCATTGTTCCACCTGCTGATGTCGATGTTATCCTCGTAGCTCCCAAAGGGAGTGGTACCAGCTTGCGCCGTATGTTTGTCGAAGGCCGCGGACTCAATTCTTCTTACGCGATCCACCAGGATGCTACGGGCCGTGCCAAAGAAAGGGTGATCGCTTTGGGTATCGGTATTGGTTCTGGGTATTTATTCGAAACGACCTTCAAAAAAGAAGTATACAGCGACCTTACTGGCGAGCGCGGAACCCTTATGGGTGCTATTCAGGGAATCTTTGAGGCCCAATATTCCGTATTACGCGAACGGGGACACTCTCCAAGTGAGGCCTTCAATGAAACGGTAGAAGAACTTACACAAAGTCTTATGCCATTGGTTGCTGAAAACGGTATGGACTGGATGTACGCCAATTGTTCAACCACCGCACAGCGTGGTGCCCTTGACTGGAAAAACAAATTCCGTGATGCTGTACTCCCCGTCTTTAATGACCTGTACGACAGCGTTGCTTCTGGTAAGGAAGCCCAACGCTCAATTGACTCAAACAGCCAGCCAGACTACCGGGTAAAACTTGAGGCGGAGCTTTCAGAATTGCATAACAGTGAGATGTGGCAAGCGGGCCGTACGGTAAGAAGCCTACGTCCGGAAAATCAACCTGCGGCCAAAGAACAGGAAGTTGGTTAA